A single window of Halobacillus naozhouensis DNA harbors:
- a CDS encoding DegT/DnrJ/EryC1/StrS family aminotransferase produces the protein MVDLKEELRLIREPILVELTEVIESGDYILGKKSEELEKLVAQYVGADYGIGVANGTDALQLSLMALDIGPGDEVITTPFTFFATAEAIEQVGAKPVFVDIEEETYNIDPAKIEAAITPHTKALIIVHLYGQVADMKEIMKIAKTHQLKVIEDACQAIGSECDGRRVGALGDIGCFSFFPSKNLGAFGDAGIVVTNQKELYEKVSKLRNHGSETKYQHSTIGMNSRLDELQAAILLVKLYYLDIFLHKRKEIARRYTEHLHHLFKTPSVQENREHTFHQYCIELDNRDELAAELNKKGIASAIYYPIPLHLQEAFQHLHYKEGDFPVAEKSAKRILALPMFPMLSFQKQDYIMSTVKRLMKNNG, from the coding sequence ATGGTTGATTTGAAAGAGGAATTGAGATTGATTAGAGAGCCAATTCTAGTGGAATTAACGGAAGTCATAGAAAGTGGAGATTATATATTAGGGAAGAAAAGCGAGGAACTAGAAAAGTTAGTAGCCCAGTATGTGGGAGCAGACTACGGGATTGGAGTAGCCAACGGGACAGATGCCTTACAATTATCACTCATGGCCCTAGATATTGGTCCTGGAGATGAAGTCATCACCACTCCATTCACCTTCTTTGCAACTGCAGAAGCCATTGAACAAGTAGGGGCTAAGCCTGTTTTTGTAGATATTGAAGAAGAAACTTACAATATCGATCCAGCTAAAATAGAAGCAGCGATCACTCCTCACACCAAAGCTTTAATCATCGTCCATTTGTATGGGCAAGTGGCTGACATGAAAGAAATTATGAAGATCGCCAAAACGCACCAGCTGAAAGTGATAGAAGATGCCTGCCAGGCTATTGGATCCGAATGTGATGGCAGAAGAGTTGGTGCACTAGGTGACATCGGCTGTTTTTCTTTTTTCCCTTCAAAAAACCTTGGAGCATTTGGGGATGCTGGTATCGTTGTAACAAACCAGAAAGAACTGTATGAAAAGGTCAGTAAACTTCGTAATCACGGGAGTGAAACCAAATATCAGCATTCCACAATAGGAATGAACAGCAGGCTCGATGAACTTCAGGCAGCTATTTTGCTCGTTAAGTTATATTATTTAGACATCTTCCTGCACAAACGGAAAGAAATTGCCAGGAGATACACGGAGCACCTTCACCATCTTTTCAAAACTCCATCCGTTCAGGAAAACCGCGAGCATACTTTTCATCAATACTGTATTGAACTGGACAATCGGGATGAACTTGCTGCAGAACTAAACAAGAAGGGGATTGCTTCAGCTATTTATTATCCGATCCCCTTACACTTGCAGGAAGCTTTTCAGCATCTTCACTATAAGGAGGGGGACTTTCCTGTTGCAGAGAAGTCAGCTAAAAGAATATTGGCCCTCCCTATGTTTCCTATGCTTTCTTTTCAAAAACAAGATTATATTATGTCAACAGTAAAAAGATTGATGAAGAACAATGGATAA
- a CDS encoding helix-turn-helix domain-containing protein translates to MESEKRLMSLIHSVRVLNSTRDLSEVLHQLIKEVHNVIGGANASVLFLYDKQSDMLYAKSAIGFDMEFMKHARLRPGEGMSGRTYLLKKGNIFYSGEDTAYGMSNIPEETETYYAKALGKMEYPKSAICVPLISNDECIGVLTVDIYEEDIQFDEADLQLLETFAGQAAIAIENATLFSQNERTKRIHEELSKVSLSKGGLSDITRSLASLIDNHVLVFNQFMESLAVSSQEAKPLAHDLKDKYGSLLEESLTKSGFSSHRINLFQQGHFIYFFPIKTEKMTLGLLTIIIEDFSELDPLDKIAIEQAIPIFAMEIDRQERLLAEDFNNSGSILEQLIHAPYDELSSNHLAKLNFPEHNSHNYVIVQLFIKNPLLAFEKISSKKQQLMRIIYREVSNLPYKTLVYDKNMEITLMFTVSSSLGEEQVFQRLEKLFSQIIKTSSEKLSLANLAGSGQVVKKLKDVHLSYRDATRCVQYLQTAYKGESLLTYKQLGPYRLFLKFDRKELKEYAEAILGVIINYDHNHDTELLKTLQVYLESNQNMEKSSKQLFVHVNTVKYRLKTIYKILRVEELSGREAFELQLGLRILEYLDMKV, encoded by the coding sequence ATGGAAAGTGAAAAAAGGTTGATGAGCTTAATTCATTCCGTTCGTGTTTTGAACTCTACAAGAGACCTCTCAGAAGTGCTTCATCAGTTGATCAAGGAGGTTCACAATGTCATCGGCGGTGCCAATGCCAGTGTGTTATTTTTATATGATAAACAGTCGGATATGCTCTATGCTAAAAGCGCTATTGGATTCGATATGGAGTTTATGAAGCATGCTCGTTTACGCCCTGGGGAAGGAATGAGCGGGCGAACATACTTATTAAAAAAAGGAAACATTTTTTACTCAGGAGAAGATACAGCATATGGGATGTCTAATATTCCAGAGGAGACGGAGACCTATTATGCGAAAGCATTAGGCAAGATGGAATATCCTAAAAGTGCGATCTGTGTCCCGCTAATCTCTAACGACGAATGTATCGGCGTGTTGACGGTTGATATTTATGAAGAGGATATTCAATTTGACGAAGCGGATCTGCAGCTACTTGAGACGTTTGCTGGACAAGCGGCTATAGCGATTGAGAATGCCACACTATTCTCCCAAAATGAACGGACCAAACGTATTCATGAAGAACTATCGAAGGTGTCGCTGTCAAAAGGGGGACTAAGTGATATTACTCGATCGCTTGCGAGTCTGATTGATAATCACGTATTGGTGTTCAATCAGTTCATGGAGTCATTGGCGGTATCAAGTCAAGAAGCTAAACCGTTAGCCCATGACTTGAAAGATAAATATGGCTCACTATTGGAAGAAAGCCTGACTAAATCGGGGTTTTCTTCACATCGCATCAACCTGTTCCAACAAGGGCATTTCATTTATTTTTTCCCTATTAAAACGGAAAAAATGACCCTTGGCCTGCTGACAATTATCATAGAGGATTTTTCCGAATTGGACCCACTGGATAAGATTGCCATTGAACAAGCCATCCCGATTTTCGCGATGGAAATTGACCGTCAGGAACGTCTGCTGGCAGAGGATTTCAATAATTCTGGATCCATCCTAGAACAGTTGATTCATGCCCCGTATGATGAGCTCTCTTCTAATCATCTTGCAAAGCTTAATTTTCCTGAGCATAACTCTCATAATTATGTTATTGTACAGCTCTTTATTAAAAATCCGCTGCTGGCTTTTGAAAAAATTAGTAGTAAGAAGCAGCAGCTCATGCGGATCATATATCGGGAAGTCTCAAATCTTCCATATAAAACACTCGTTTATGATAAAAACATGGAGATTACGTTGATGTTCACGGTTTCTTCTTCTTTGGGTGAAGAGCAAGTATTCCAACGCCTGGAAAAACTTTTCAGCCAAATTATTAAGACATCTTCGGAAAAATTATCACTAGCCAATTTAGCAGGTTCTGGTCAAGTAGTGAAGAAATTAAAGGATGTTCACCTTTCTTACAGAGATGCCACACGGTGTGTTCAATATTTGCAAACGGCTTATAAAGGAGAATCTTTGCTGACGTATAAACAGCTCGGGCCTTATCGTCTCTTTTTGAAATTCGACCGAAAAGAGTTGAAGGAATATGCCGAGGCTATTCTTGGTGTAATTATAAACTATGACCACAACCATGATACGGAGTTGTTAAAAACGTTACAGGTTTACCTAGAATCAAATCAGAATATGGAGAAGAGTTCTAAGCAGTTGTTTGTTCATGTAAACACCGTTAAGTACCGTTTAAAAACAATTTATAAAATCTTGCGTGTTGAGGAGTTATCAGGCAGGGAAGCGTTTGAATTGCAGCTAGGACTCCGTATCTTAGAATATTTAGATATGAAAGTTTAA
- a CDS encoding metal-dependent hydrolase family protein gives MSYTLITNGTLIDGQGNEPVTNASVLINDNYIEKVGKSGDIQAPDAAAVIDAEGQYILPGLIDTHVHMAMELRNVQDAILTPFSYRFYESVEFLKRTLNVGITSVRDAGFSDLGMKKAVEDGLIEGPRMQVSINPLTITGGHGDSWNRSGVDTTLQTYPGMPNAICDGKEAVRKTVREMLRAGAEVIKVHATGGVSSPTDHPEFTQFSQEELEVMVEEAHFRKGIKVMAHAQGAEGIKNAIRAGIYSIEHGIYIDDEAIELMLKNGTFLVPTLLAPISVLESSEKDNKMAPYAVEKSKEVVEAHKESIAKAYQAGVKIAMGTDAGVMAHGTNLRELGLMCDIGMSHMEALVATTKTAAECLGWEAQVGTIEAGKLADIILTDVDPLSDIRSLENSDHIVMVMKNGTVYKNLLQRKGSHV, from the coding sequence ATGTCATATACTTTAATAACAAATGGAACATTAATCGATGGACAAGGAAATGAACCGGTTACCAATGCATCCGTATTAATCAACGATAACTATATTGAGAAAGTAGGAAAATCAGGGGATATCCAGGCTCCAGATGCCGCTGCTGTTATTGATGCGGAAGGCCAATACATTTTACCAGGGTTGATTGATACCCATGTGCACATGGCGATGGAATTGAGAAATGTTCAGGATGCTATTCTTACCCCTTTTTCTTACCGATTTTACGAAAGTGTTGAATTTTTAAAACGAACATTGAATGTTGGGATCACCTCTGTTCGTGATGCAGGATTTTCAGATTTGGGCATGAAAAAGGCTGTAGAGGACGGGTTGATTGAAGGTCCGCGTATGCAAGTCAGTATTAACCCGTTAACGATTACCGGCGGGCACGGGGATAGTTGGAACCGTTCCGGAGTAGATACGACACTACAGACGTATCCCGGCATGCCGAACGCTATCTGTGATGGGAAAGAAGCTGTACGTAAAACCGTACGGGAAATGCTGCGGGCGGGAGCGGAAGTGATTAAGGTGCACGCTACTGGAGGGGTCTCAAGCCCTACCGATCACCCGGAGTTTACCCAATTCTCTCAAGAAGAGCTGGAAGTTATGGTGGAAGAGGCCCATTTTCGCAAAGGGATAAAAGTGATGGCCCATGCTCAAGGGGCAGAAGGCATAAAGAATGCGATTCGAGCGGGCATTTATTCCATCGAACATGGGATTTATATTGATGATGAAGCTATTGAATTGATGCTGAAAAACGGTACCTTTTTAGTTCCAACATTACTCGCTCCGATTTCCGTTCTGGAGTCTAGTGAAAAAGACAATAAGATGGCTCCTTATGCTGTTGAAAAATCAAAAGAGGTAGTAGAGGCCCATAAGGAAAGTATCGCAAAGGCATATCAAGCTGGGGTCAAGATTGCAATGGGGACCGATGCAGGAGTGATGGCGCACGGTACCAATCTCCGCGAGCTTGGGCTGATGTGTGACATCGGTATGTCACACATGGAGGCACTTGTGGCTACTACAAAAACGGCAGCAGAATGCCTTGGCTGGGAAGCCCAGGTCGGAACAATCGAAGCAGGAAAACTTGCCGACATCATTTTGACGGATGTGGATCCACTTAGTGATATTCGCTCCCTGGAAAACAGCGATCATATCGTGATGGTAATGAAAAACGGAACGGTCTATAAAAATCTTCTGCAAAGGAAGGGTTCCCATGTGTAA
- a CDS encoding glycosyltransferase family 2 protein — MKDITALLISYSNQAALHKAVNSLEAISPRLESTIVLRKPNVAFHKGLNQIKVLESNDLGQTLNRIIPTISSSYVLFLQETDYLSPTINMDALQLHHPKTILGSFYYNRDLKIQRPLLVSKEFLNKHRFLSSHQLPFEEALFPSWLSTIEPSLTSFKENLVRQSRKNSSSHIMEKQKIIQKYQLNKVEVDHPSLSVLITNYNMGEYVETAVVSCLLQSEQVEQLLIIDDGSTDSSYTQLQQWEEGTRIRVFHKKNEGKAKALNDLLPYVTSDFILELDADDWLDPDAVSAIKKRLVGLPKDVSVLYGNFRKWKQSEGDVLYKRVMKGHAIKGRADLLSYRFPLGPRIYRTSILQQQGGFPVIEFEKGRLYEDVSVLNRLIKTSRFSYQDFTVYNIREHTESITKSHSSKWNDFLKTLD, encoded by the coding sequence GTGAAAGATATTACAGCCCTCCTCATTAGTTATTCCAATCAAGCCGCTCTGCATAAGGCTGTGAACTCTCTAGAAGCGATCAGCCCCCGGCTGGAATCCACAATTGTTTTGCGGAAACCAAACGTGGCCTTTCATAAAGGATTGAACCAGATTAAAGTACTCGAGAGTAATGACCTGGGACAAACACTTAATCGTATCATCCCAACTATATCCAGTTCATACGTGCTGTTTCTTCAAGAAACAGATTACCTTTCTCCCACAATCAATATGGACGCTCTCCAACTGCATCATCCGAAAACCATATTAGGGTCCTTTTACTATAATCGAGACCTCAAGATCCAACGCCCTTTGCTAGTTAGCAAGGAATTTCTTAACAAGCACCGTTTTTTATCTTCTCACCAGCTGCCCTTCGAGGAGGCTCTTTTTCCTTCCTGGTTGTCAACTATCGAACCATCTCTTACATCCTTTAAAGAGAACCTTGTAAGGCAATCCAGGAAAAATAGCTCTTCACATATCATGGAAAAGCAAAAAATTATCCAGAAGTATCAGTTGAATAAGGTCGAAGTGGATCATCCATCCCTTTCTGTTCTTATTACTAATTACAATATGGGAGAGTATGTTGAAACAGCTGTTGTTTCCTGTCTGCTGCAAAGTGAACAAGTCGAGCAGTTACTGATCATCGATGATGGATCAACGGACAGCTCTTATACACAGCTGCAACAATGGGAGGAAGGAACTCGGATAAGAGTTTTTCACAAAAAGAATGAGGGGAAAGCGAAGGCCTTAAATGATTTATTACCCTACGTAACATCCGATTTTATATTGGAACTTGATGCTGATGATTGGCTTGATCCTGACGCTGTTTCTGCGATTAAAAAACGATTAGTAGGTCTCCCTAAAGATGTTTCTGTATTGTACGGTAATTTTAGAAAATGGAAGCAGTCAGAGGGGGATGTACTTTATAAAAGGGTTATGAAAGGTCACGCTATTAAAGGCAGAGCTGATCTGCTGTCTTATCGTTTTCCACTTGGCCCAAGAATTTACCGGACTTCAATCTTACAGCAGCAAGGGGGATTTCCGGTGATTGAGTTTGAAAAGGGGAGACTTTACGAGGATGTTAGTGTGTTAAATCGCTTAATTAAAACCTCACGATTTAGTTATCAGGATTTTACTGTTTATAATATACGGGAACACACGGAAAGCATTACAAAGAGTCATTCATCCAAATGGAATGATTTCTTAAAAACTCTAGACTAA
- a CDS encoding M20 family metallo-hydrolase, translating into MCKDWDLYGRLIEDYNPSLSFDGIDGDRIAKRLHEISKIGLTEDGGSLRVGFSQEEKKAKTLVKGWMEELGLSVREDGAGNVFGRLEGKDTSLPAIVSGSHLDSVPNGGHFDGPLGVLSSLELVESWRITGYQPTRPYEVVIFSDEEGSRFNSGLTGSRAMTGDVDMELQSSLVDSNGHSFERVMNETGLSEESFAGAVRNLKEIESFVEVHIEQGKKLEQQNLPVGIVSGIAGPSWLEVEFRGSAGHAGNTPMTERQDALVAAGEFISNIHELPGRVSDSAVATVGKLHVYPNGINVIPGKVALHVDIRDIHEETRTELIKLIITEAEKASDKFGVRCNHKQTLQVTPVPIQSGIKQHLRQAMAEHNIRAAELPSGAGHDALIIGRHLPAAMLFVKSKNGVSHNPDEWSSLNDCVQGVHVLKSYVESIDKE; encoded by the coding sequence ATGTGTAAAGACTGGGATTTATATGGGAGATTAATAGAAGACTATAATCCATCTCTGTCTTTCGACGGGATTGATGGTGACAGGATAGCTAAAAGATTGCATGAAATCTCCAAAATTGGTCTAACTGAAGACGGGGGAAGTCTTAGAGTTGGCTTCTCCCAGGAAGAAAAAAAGGCCAAAACATTAGTTAAAGGATGGATGGAAGAACTAGGGCTTTCTGTCAGAGAGGATGGGGCCGGAAATGTGTTCGGCCGTTTGGAAGGGAAAGACACTTCCTTGCCAGCCATCGTCAGCGGATCACATCTAGATAGCGTACCGAATGGCGGTCATTTTGACGGTCCGCTAGGCGTGCTTTCTTCGCTCGAGCTTGTCGAGTCCTGGAGGATAACGGGGTATCAGCCAACCAGGCCATATGAAGTGGTGATTTTTTCCGATGAAGAAGGTTCCCGCTTTAACAGTGGCCTGACAGGAAGCAGGGCGATGACCGGCGACGTAGACATGGAACTCCAGAGTAGTTTGGTTGACTCAAACGGACACTCTTTTGAACGAGTGATGAATGAAACTGGATTATCAGAAGAAAGCTTCGCTGGTGCTGTACGGAACTTAAAGGAAATAGAATCGTTTGTCGAGGTTCACATTGAACAGGGTAAAAAGTTAGAACAACAAAATCTTCCGGTCGGAATCGTATCTGGCATCGCAGGTCCAAGCTGGCTTGAAGTCGAATTTCGCGGCAGTGCAGGACATGCCGGCAACACACCAATGACGGAACGACAAGACGCGTTAGTTGCTGCTGGAGAATTTATTAGCAACATTCACGAACTGCCAGGTCGTGTAAGTGATTCTGCGGTCGCTACGGTAGGGAAGCTTCATGTTTATCCGAACGGAATCAATGTCATTCCAGGGAAAGTGGCTTTGCATGTTGATATTCGCGATATTCATGAAGAAACACGCACAGAATTGATTAAACTCATCATAACAGAAGCTGAGAAAGCCTCTGATAAATTTGGAGTTCGTTGTAATCATAAACAAACATTACAAGTCACCCCAGTACCAATTCAGTCTGGCATAAAGCAGCACTTACGCCAAGCTATGGCCGAGCACAACATTAGAGCTGCAGAACTTCCAAGTGGTGCAGGACACGACGCCTTGATCATCGGGCGCCACCTTCCAGCAGCGATGTTATTTGTGAAAAGTAAGAACGGTGTAAGCCATAATCCGGATGAATGGTCATCTTTAAATGACTGCGTGCAAGGTGTTCATGTGCTGAAGTCATACGTAGAATCAATTGATAAAGAATAA
- a CDS encoding YczE/YyaS/YitT family protein — translation MLYRATIYLLGMVLNFLGVTLIIKAALGAGFWTSFFIGVSDHLGFTVGFWYGVFQLIIIFINAKLMKQLPEVRAIIPVLLESVILDFWLEIVFANVDLSTAPFVLQVVTLLAGVAIVGMGVAIYILPQFPRAPVDQLFLAVSHRFNLSLQLGQTIVAVVMTSLAFMIGGPVGIGTLTPMIFLGAVIQLCYTRFYPLYYKFNPNSEQELQKQFM, via the coding sequence ATGCTATATAGGGCAACGATTTACCTTCTTGGGATGGTTCTCAATTTCTTGGGAGTCACACTCATTATTAAAGCCGCACTCGGTGCGGGGTTCTGGACATCTTTCTTTATTGGCGTTTCAGATCATCTTGGGTTTACCGTAGGGTTTTGGTATGGGGTATTTCAGCTGATTATCATATTTATAAATGCAAAATTAATGAAACAGCTGCCTGAAGTTCGGGCGATTATCCCAGTATTATTAGAAAGTGTTATCTTAGACTTTTGGCTTGAAATTGTTTTTGCAAACGTCGATTTATCGACGGCACCATTTGTCCTACAAGTCGTAACACTGCTTGCAGGGGTTGCAATTGTAGGAATGGGAGTTGCTATCTATATCTTGCCGCAATTCCCGCGTGCTCCAGTGGATCAGCTCTTTCTTGCAGTCAGCCATCGCTTTAATTTGAGCTTGCAATTAGGGCAAACGATTGTCGCCGTGGTAATGACGTCATTGGCCTTCATGATTGGCGGGCCAGTAGGAATTGGAACACTGACACCAATGATTTTCCTTGGCGCAGTGATTCAACTTTGCTATACACGTTTCTACCCGCTGTATTACAAGTTTAACCCCAACAGCGAACAAGAACTGCAAAAACAATTCATGTAA
- a CDS encoding D-serine ammonia-lyase, protein MDQVTILGKSLQEWKNELPLLSKIMELEPVLWSNTGYKKMDQVPPFSISKADIYEAEQLWRRFAPFLKKAFGETDADEGTIESPIRGIDNMGKAMGEEYKKHFEGNLYLKCDHELPISGSIKARGGVFEVLSYAEELALENEFISKDDNYEAFLEPEMKQFFSQYTIGVGSTGNLALSIGTISAKLGFTVHVHMSADAKQWKKELLREKGAHVFEYEGDFSEAITNGRSRTIENPKGYFVDDEDSKALFLGYSVAALRLKQQLAEKGVSVDEEHPLFVYLPCGVGGSPGGITFGLKHVFGDAVHCFFVEPTHSPSVLLGLMTGKNEKICVQDFGLDNRTEADGLAVGRPSRFATEISSYLVSGLYTIEDDELYKLLTLLSDSEAIDIEPSAAAGLLGPLLLKEFAYIRDHNLVKKLPQATHISWSTGGSLVPEADRNRFYQKGKSLL, encoded by the coding sequence TTGGATCAAGTGACGATACTAGGAAAATCACTACAAGAATGGAAGAATGAATTACCCTTACTAAGTAAGATCATGGAATTAGAACCGGTGTTATGGAGTAATACAGGTTACAAAAAGATGGACCAGGTTCCGCCATTTTCAATCAGCAAAGCAGATATATATGAGGCAGAACAGCTGTGGAGGCGCTTTGCCCCCTTTCTTAAGAAAGCATTCGGTGAAACAGACGCTGATGAAGGTACCATAGAATCACCCATTCGCGGCATAGACAACATGGGGAAAGCAATGGGAGAAGAGTATAAAAAACATTTCGAAGGGAATTTATACTTAAAATGTGACCATGAGCTGCCGATCTCGGGCTCCATTAAGGCTCGTGGAGGGGTTTTCGAGGTGTTGAGTTATGCAGAAGAGCTTGCCTTGGAAAATGAATTCATTTCGAAAGATGATAATTATGAGGCATTTCTCGAACCGGAGATGAAGCAATTTTTTAGTCAGTACACAATAGGAGTAGGTTCAACAGGTAACCTGGCTTTAAGCATTGGGACGATCAGTGCGAAGCTTGGGTTTACAGTCCACGTGCACATGTCTGCAGATGCAAAGCAGTGGAAGAAAGAGCTGTTGCGCGAAAAAGGGGCGCATGTTTTTGAATATGAAGGAGATTTTAGTGAGGCGATCACGAATGGTCGTAGCCGAACTATCGAAAACCCTAAAGGATATTTCGTGGATGATGAAGATTCTAAAGCTCTGTTCTTAGGTTACAGCGTCGCTGCGTTAAGGCTGAAGCAGCAGCTCGCTGAAAAAGGAGTGTCCGTGGATGAAGAGCATCCGTTATTTGTCTATTTGCCCTGTGGGGTAGGTGGTTCACCTGGCGGGATTACGTTTGGATTAAAGCACGTATTCGGGGATGCTGTCCATTGCTTTTTCGTGGAACCTACCCATTCGCCGTCTGTTTTACTTGGGTTGATGACCGGTAAGAATGAAAAAATCTGTGTCCAGGACTTTGGTTTAGATAACCGCACGGAAGCAGATGGCTTAGCAGTTGGACGTCCTTCACGTTTTGCCACGGAAATAAGCAGTTACCTGGTTAGCGGACTGTACACAATTGAAGATGATGAACTTTATAAATTATTGACATTACTGTCAGACAGTGAAGCAATTGATATTGAACCTTCGGCAGCCGCGGGGCTTCTTGGACCGCTCTTACTAAAAGAGTTTGCCTATATTAGAGATCATAACCTGGTGAAAAAATTGCCCCAAGCTACCCATATCAGCTGGTCTACTGGCGGTTCCCTCGTACCTGAGGCAGACAGGAACAGATTTTATCAAAAAGGCAAATCACTGCTGTAA
- a CDS encoding DUF3100 domain-containing protein, translated as MSEVSKNLWKDWRLHALVFGIVLVTEWIGTHEFSVGPGVILLLPMLYAIIIGLALFFTPVVKEKQSKNAEPLIVLGVTLLIAKIGVIIGPSLPQIIEAGPALLLQEFGNLGTIFLALPIAVFLGLKRESIGMTHSVAREPNVGLIMNNYGFNSPEGRGVMAIYIFGTVFGAVFMGLISGFLATISPLHPLSFAMASGIGSGSMMAAASGSLVAAFPSMETEILAFAGASNLLSLSTGLYMSIFIGLPLTEKLYNVLTARRDKKSHVKTGRGA; from the coding sequence ATGTCTGAGGTATCCAAAAATCTATGGAAAGATTGGCGTTTACATGCCCTTGTATTCGGTATTGTATTAGTAACAGAATGGATTGGAACACACGAATTCTCGGTGGGTCCTGGTGTTATTTTGCTGCTGCCTATGCTTTATGCCATTATTATTGGTCTTGCCCTATTTTTCACTCCAGTCGTAAAAGAAAAACAATCAAAGAATGCTGAACCACTAATCGTCCTTGGTGTAACGCTTCTCATAGCTAAAATTGGCGTCATCATAGGTCCCTCACTTCCGCAAATTATTGAAGCGGGACCTGCTTTACTTCTCCAGGAATTTGGGAATCTGGGGACGATATTCCTGGCCCTGCCCATTGCCGTTTTTCTTGGGTTAAAAAGAGAAAGTATTGGCATGACTCACTCTGTTGCCCGTGAACCGAATGTTGGTCTCATTATGAATAACTATGGCTTTAATTCTCCAGAGGGTCGCGGCGTAATGGCGATCTATATCTTTGGTACAGTGTTCGGGGCCGTATTTATGGGGCTCATATCTGGTTTTTTGGCGACCATCAGCCCTCTCCATCCCTTATCTTTTGCGATGGCTTCGGGGATTGGAAGTGGCAGTATGATGGCAGCGGCCAGTGGCTCACTAGTTGCTGCTTTTCCAAGCATGGAAACGGAGATTTTGGCTTTCGCAGGGGCGAGTAACCTTTTATCACTATCTACCGGTTTATATATGAGTATCTTTATCGGACTTCCGTTAACCGAAAAATTATATAATGTGCTAACCGCACGTAGAGATAAAAAGTCGCACGTTAAGACGGGGAGAGGTGCGTAA
- a CDS encoding nucleotide sugar dehydrogenase gives MMMDQNQSLPNVAVIGLGKIGLTLAAVFANNGYNVFGADINSDVVSSVNKGISHVKNEPGLDQLVSDAHKSKTLSAASSTTEAVAQSDITVVIVPVLVDKENNVDYQFIDAAVEDIAKGVKQGSLIIFETTLPPGDTRNRFGRKIAEISGLRMGEDFYLAYSPERVYSNRIISDLQHYPKVVGGLNTKSLELASNFYKKSLNCELIEVSSLETAEFSKVAECVYRDVNIALANELAQFAEEKGVHMSEVIGASNSQPYSHLHSPGIGVGGHCIPIYPYFFINKGLEQGLTPLSRKINDSMAGYAISKMEKEIDSLKDKNILILGLSYRENVKEPTKSTTLLLIEQLRRKNANLFVNDPMFTDKEIEKYGAIPLSLQDPLVSEMDGVILQAFHQEYSHLDFKKFTNCKLVLDGRNQLNKNEIIESGIKYEGIGG, from the coding sequence ATGATGATGGACCAGAACCAGTCATTGCCGAATGTAGCCGTAATAGGACTCGGAAAAATAGGTCTTACTTTAGCAGCTGTATTCGCCAATAATGGGTATAATGTCTTCGGTGCGGATATAAACAGTGACGTCGTTTCCTCTGTCAACAAGGGAATTTCTCACGTTAAAAATGAACCGGGATTAGACCAGTTAGTCTCAGACGCCCATAAAAGTAAAACTTTATCAGCCGCTTCATCTACAACAGAAGCAGTGGCTCAATCAGATATCACCGTTGTTATTGTCCCCGTACTGGTTGATAAAGAAAATAATGTGGACTATCAATTTATTGATGCAGCAGTCGAGGATATCGCGAAAGGAGTTAAGCAAGGCTCGTTAATCATTTTTGAAACAACACTGCCACCAGGGGATACGAGAAATCGATTCGGCAGAAAGATAGCCGAAATTTCAGGGTTACGTATGGGAGAAGACTTCTATCTTGCGTACAGTCCCGAGAGAGTCTACTCCAATCGAATCATTTCGGATCTGCAGCATTATCCAAAAGTCGTCGGAGGACTTAATACAAAGAGTCTAGAACTGGCCTCCAATTTTTATAAAAAGTCCTTGAATTGCGAATTGATTGAAGTCAGCTCACTGGAAACGGCAGAATTCTCTAAAGTTGCAGAGTGTGTGTACCGTGATGTAAATATTGCTCTGGCTAATGAACTCGCTCAATTTGCTGAAGAAAAAGGAGTCCATATGTCTGAAGTGATCGGGGCCAGTAATAGTCAGCCCTATTCCCATCTGCATTCCCCGGGCATTGGCGTCGGCGGGCATTGTATCCCGATCTATCCATACTTTTTCATCAATAAAGGATTAGAACAAGGGTTGACACCACTATCCAGGAAAATCAATGACAGTATGGCCGGGTACGCCATTTCCAAGATGGAGAAAGAGATCGATTCTTTAAAGGATAAAAATATTCTAATTTTAGGATTGTCGTATAGAGAAAATGTCAAAGAGCCGACGAAATCGACTACTTTACTGCTGATTGAACAACTACGACGCAAAAACGCCAATCTATTCGTTAACGATCCAATGTTTACAGATAAGGAAATTGAGAAGTATGGAGCAATACCATTATCGTTACAGGATCCACTTGTATCCGAAATGGATGGTGTTATTCTGCAAGCGTTTCATCAGGAATACAGCCATTTAGACTTTAAAAAATTTACAAATTGTAAGCTCGTGTTAGATGGCCGTAATCAGCTGAATAAAAACGAAATCATTGAGTCGGGGATTAAGTATGAAGGAATAGGCGGCTAA